From Pseudomonadota bacterium:
CTGGTGGAAATACCCTGCCGTAACCGCTCGAGCTCATCAAGAACCCGCGCAGCCTCCACGCGCGCGCTTCCGTTCTCGGGTGAGTCCGGAAACAGCCCCGGGAGCTCCGCCCGCAGCGTTGCCAGGAGCCGATGCGTGTCTCGGGCGAGCAGCCTCCATCGAGCGATGTGCTCCACGAGCGCTCGCAGGGTCGGGTCGTCCTCGGACGGTAGCTCCCCCACGAGCGCCGCTTCAACGCCGATCGCCTTCTCTCGCGCCGCACGTACCGCGCTCTCGAAAGCGTCCGCGGCCTCCGGACATAGAACCGAGACCAGGTGTCGGGCGCTCTGTTCGTCGCGGCTGTTCTGGAGCCACCGCAGGAGGCGGAGAATCGCCTCGGCCTCTTCGGTGCCACCTAGACCAGCGATGCTCGGGCGCGCGGCCGGGATCCCCTCCGCGACCAGCGCCTCCTCGATCTGATCCAACAGGCGCCGCGCGCGAGCGATGATCCCAATGTCGGCAGACCGCAAGCCGAGTCGCCGCAGATCCTTCACCGTCGTAACGACGAACGATGCTTCTTGGTTCTCGTCGGCCGCCTCGAAGACGCGGATCGGCTCGACATCGGTGCGCTTCGAACGAATCTCCGGCTTGCCCGGGAACCGGAACCGGTTACGTGCAATGACTGCGTTGGCGGCCTCTACGATATTGGGGGGGCATCGATGGCTCAACGTCGAGTAGATCACCTTCGCTTGGAAGTCTGTGCAGACGCGGTTCAGGGTTTCCAGACGTGCCTCGTTCCACTCGAAGATGAGCTGGTCCTCGTCCGCGACCGCAAATAGCAGAAGGGCCTTCGCGTCGACCAGCATCTGTAGCAACTCGTACTGGGACGGCGTCGTGTCCTGGAACTCATCAACCAGGACGTACCCGAACGCCACGCGGTAGAGACGGAGTACCTGGGGTCGCTCTCGGAAGAGCCGGACGCACTCGAGGACGAGGTCGCCGAAGTCGAGGGCGCCGGCCGCCCTCAACGCACTCCGGTAGGTCTCGTGCATTGCCCGGAGGTTGACTGAGATGTCTGGTACCTCGTCCTGTTTGAGGTCGCCCAGGAGCCCGCGGCTCTTCAGGCGCGAGAATGCGTGGACGAGGCTCTCTAGATTGACGCCGGTTGGGACTTGGCCCTGCTCCTGAAGCTGCTCCAGAAGCGCGAGTTGATCTCGCTCGTCGTAGACGACGAATTCGGAGGGAATGCCGATCGCGTGGCCGTGAGCACGGAGGACGTGGCTGCCGAAGGCGTGGAATGTGCCGATGAAGGTGCGGGCTTCGGAGTCGGGGATCTCCGAGTTGAGCCGAGTCTTCATCTCGGCGGCCGCCTTATTCGTGAAGGTCAAGGCGAGCACCTTGGTCTTCTCCATCCCTTTCGTCTCGAGCACATGACGTGCG
This genomic window contains:
- a CDS encoding ATP-dependent helicase, translated to MDPTRINAPAGRRAESFDEELPPLDGAYLVLAGPGTGKTTLLVQRARHVLETKGMEKTKVLALTFTNKAAAEMKTRLNSEIPDSEARTFIGTFHAFGSHVLRAHGHAIGIPSEFVVYDERDQLALLEQLQEQGQVPTGVNLESLVHAFSRLKSRGLLGDLKQDEVPDISVNLRAMHETYRSALRAAGALDFGDLVLECVRLFRERPQVLRLYRVAFGYVLVDEFQDTTPSQYELLQMLVDAKALLLFAVADEDQLIFEWNEARLETLNRVCTDFQAKVIYSTLSHRCPPNIVEAANAVIARNRFRFPGKPEIRSKRTDVEPIRVFEAADENQEASFVVTTVKDLRRLGLRSADIGIIARARRLLDQIEEALVAEGIPAARPSIAGLGGTEEAEAILRLLRWLQNSRDEQSARHLVSVLCPEAADAFESAVRAAREKAIGVEAALVGELPSEDDPTLRALVEHIARWRLLARDTHRLLATLRAELPGLFPDSPENGSARVEAARVLDELERLRQGISTSGRLALPDFLLGLPQLVSAGALVGASSRDGTVSLLTYHQAKGLEFSAVFLTALEAEIFPDFRSERDLRRMEEERRLFYVGITRTKSRLYLTSARQRRTVRGNLRGRDQSSFLGEIPAQLLQRVALAGGVKP